In Centroberyx gerrardi isolate f3 chromosome 11, fCenGer3.hap1.cur.20231027, whole genome shotgun sequence, the following are encoded in one genomic region:
- the aifm1 gene encoding apoptosis-inducing factor 1, mitochondrial isoform X7, with translation MSTGAAGGGGGGGDNKLYVLLVGAAFLGGGVYAYQTVRGDKQRYQDRLTEIASRPNKAAAGQPSAYIQSEAPAVEATETEEVHEQVSEPQAAPAAEESSPPAPAVEESSPPAPAVEESSPPAPAAEESSPPTPATEEPAPSETTELPPVDSAPSPAKFPSHAPYLLIGGGTASFAAARSIRARDPGARVLIVTEEPDLPYMRPPLSKELWFSDDPSVTDTLRFKQWNGKERSIYFQPPSFYISPEELDSAENGGVAVLTGKKVVHMDVRGNKVQLNDDTEISYDKCLIATGGVPRNLQVIERAGDEVMERTSLFRKIEDFKALDKVSRNAKSITIIGGGFLGSELACALGRRSTESGLEVIQMFPERGNMGKVLPEYLSNWTTEKVKREGVKVVAEALVKAVTYKDDKVEIQLKDGRVVKTDHIVAAVGLEPSVDLAKSAGLEVDSDFGGYRVNAELQARSNIWVAGDAACFYDIRLGRRRVEHHDHAVVSGRLAGENMTGANKPYWHQSMFWSDLGPDVGYEAIGIVDSSLPTVGVFAKATAKDTPKAATEKSGTGIRSESETEAVAISPVASSTPAPTVEHHKDDYGKGVIFYLRDKVVVGIILWNVFNRMPIARKIIKDGEEHADLNEVAKLFNIHED, from the exons ATGTCCACTGGGGCTgcagggggaggtggaggtggtggggaTAACAAGTTATACGTCCTTCTGGTTGGAGCAGCCTTCCTTGGTGGGGGAGTATAT GCATACCAAACCGTCAGGGGAGACAAACAAAGATATCAGGACCGTCTGACAGAAATTGCATCCAGACCAAATAAAGCAGCCGCAGGACAACCATCCGCATACATCCAGTCAGAGGCTCCTG CTGTGGAAGCCACTGAAACAGAGG AAGTCCATGAGCAGGTCTCAGAGCCTCAAGCAGCCCCTGCAGCTGAGGAGTCcagtcctccagctcctgcagtTGAGGAGTCCAGTCCTCCAGCCCCTGCAGTTGAGGAGTCcagtcctccagctcctgcagctgaGGAGTCCAGTCCTCCAACCCCTGCAACTGAAGAACCGGCCCCCAGTGAAACAACTGAACTTCCCCCAG TGGACTCTGCACCCAGCCCTGCCAAGTTCCCCTCACACGCCCCCTACCTCCTTATTGGTGGAGGCACCGCCTCCTTTGCTGCTGCCCGGTCTATTCGGGCCAGAGACCCAGGTGCCAGG GTATTGATCGTGACTGAGGAGCCAGACCTTCCATACATGAGACCACCTCTGTCTAAGGAGCTGTGGTTCTCTGATGATCCCAGTGTGACAGACACTCTGCGCTTCAAACAGtggaatggaaaggagaggag TATCTACTTCCAGCCACCCTCATTCTACATTAGTCCTGAAGAATTGGATAGTGCAGAAAATGGGGGAGTAGCTGTTCTCACTGGAAAAAAG GTGGTGCACATGGATGTGAGAGGAAACAAAGTGCAACTGAATGATGACACTGAGATTTCTTATGACAAGTGTTTGATTGCCACAG GCGGAGTACCAAGAAATCTGCAGGTAATCGAAAGAGCGGGAGACGAGGTGATGGAGAGGACAAGTTTATTCCGTAAG ATTGAGGACTTCAAAGCATTGGACAAGGTCTCCAGAAACGCCAAATCCATCACCATCATTGGAGGGGGCTTCTTGGGCAGTGAGCTGGCCTGTGCCCTTGGCAGAAGAT caACTGAGTCTGGCCTGGAGGTGATCCAGATGTTCCCAGAGAGGGGCAACATGGGAAAGGTGCTGCCTGAGTATCTGAGCAATTGGACAACTGAAAAAGTCAAGAGAG AGGGCGTAAAAGTCGTTGCAGAGGCTTTGGTGAAAGCTGTGACCTACAAGGACGATAAGGTAGAAATCCAGCTGAAGGATGGCCGCGTG GTGAAAACGGATCACATTGTTGCAGCTGTCGGCCTGGAGCCCAGTGTTGACCTTGCCAAGTCAGCGGGTCTGGAGGTGGACTCTGACTTTGGTGGCTATCGGGTCAATGCAGAGCTGCAAGCTAGGTCCAACATTTGGGTG GCAGGAGACGCTGCATGTTTCTACGACATCAGACTGGGTCGCAGGCGAGTGGAGCACCATGATCACGCCGTTGTGAGTGGTAGACTAGCAGGAGAGAACATGACAGGAGCCAATAAACCCTACTGGCATCAGTCCATGTTCTG GAGTGACCTGGGTCCTGATGTGGGCTACGAGGCCATTGGGATTGTCGACAGCAGCCTACCAACAGTAGGAGTGTTTGCCAAAGCCACTGCCAAGGATACGCCTAAAGCTGCTACAGAGAAATCTG GAACTGGAATCCGTtcagaaagtgagacagaggcCGTGGCCATAAGCCCAGTGGCCTCTTCGACACCCGCTCCCACTGTGGAGCATCATAAAGATGACTACGGCAAAGGAGTGATCTTCTACCTGAGGGACAAAGTGGTGGTGGGCATTATCCTATGGAACGTGTTCAACAGGATGCCCATCGCAAGAAAG ATAATCAAGGATGGTGAGGAACATGCAGATCTGAATGAAGTGGCCAAGCTCTTCAACATCCATGAGGATTAA
- the aifm1 gene encoding apoptosis-inducing factor 1, mitochondrial isoform X6, whose amino-acid sequence MSTGAAGGGGGGGDNKLYVLLVGAAFLGGGVYAYQTVRGDKQRYQDRLTEIASRPNKAAAGQPSAYIQSEAPAVEATETEEVHEQVSEPQAAPAAEESSPPAPAVEESSPPAPAVEESSPPAPAAEESSPPTPATEEPAPSETTELPPAVDSAPSPAKFPSHAPYLLIGGGTASFAAARSIRARDPGARVLIVTEEPDLPYMRPPLSKELWFSDDPSVTDTLRFKQWNGKERSIYFQPPSFYISPEELDSAENGGVAVLTGKKVVHMDVRGNKVQLNDDTEISYDKCLIATGGVPRNLQVIERAGDEVMERTSLFRKIEDFKALDKVSRNAKSITIIGGGFLGSELACALGRRSTESGLEVIQMFPERGNMGKVLPEYLSNWTTEKVKREGVKVVAEALVKAVTYKDDKVEIQLKDGRVVKTDHIVAAVGLEPSVDLAKSAGLEVDSDFGGYRVNAELQARSNIWVAGDAACFYDIRLGRRRVEHHDHAVVSGRLAGENMTGANKPYWHQSMFWSDLGPDVGYEAIGIVDSSLPTVGVFAKATAKDTPKAATEKSGTGIRSESETEAVAISPVASSTPAPTVEHHKDDYGKGVIFYLRDKVVVGIILWNVFNRMPIARKIIKDGEEHADLNEVAKLFNIHED is encoded by the exons ATGTCCACTGGGGCTgcagggggaggtggaggtggtggggaTAACAAGTTATACGTCCTTCTGGTTGGAGCAGCCTTCCTTGGTGGGGGAGTATAT GCATACCAAACCGTCAGGGGAGACAAACAAAGATATCAGGACCGTCTGACAGAAATTGCATCCAGACCAAATAAAGCAGCCGCAGGACAACCATCCGCATACATCCAGTCAGAGGCTCCTG CTGTGGAAGCCACTGAAACAGAGG AAGTCCATGAGCAGGTCTCAGAGCCTCAAGCAGCCCCTGCAGCTGAGGAGTCcagtcctccagctcctgcagtTGAGGAGTCCAGTCCTCCAGCCCCTGCAGTTGAGGAGTCcagtcctccagctcctgcagctgaGGAGTCCAGTCCTCCAACCCCTGCAACTGAAGAACCGGCCCCCAGTGAAACAACTGAACTTCCCCCAG CAGTGGACTCTGCACCCAGCCCTGCCAAGTTCCCCTCACACGCCCCCTACCTCCTTATTGGTGGAGGCACCGCCTCCTTTGCTGCTGCCCGGTCTATTCGGGCCAGAGACCCAGGTGCCAGG GTATTGATCGTGACTGAGGAGCCAGACCTTCCATACATGAGACCACCTCTGTCTAAGGAGCTGTGGTTCTCTGATGATCCCAGTGTGACAGACACTCTGCGCTTCAAACAGtggaatggaaaggagaggag TATCTACTTCCAGCCACCCTCATTCTACATTAGTCCTGAAGAATTGGATAGTGCAGAAAATGGGGGAGTAGCTGTTCTCACTGGAAAAAAG GTGGTGCACATGGATGTGAGAGGAAACAAAGTGCAACTGAATGATGACACTGAGATTTCTTATGACAAGTGTTTGATTGCCACAG GCGGAGTACCAAGAAATCTGCAGGTAATCGAAAGAGCGGGAGACGAGGTGATGGAGAGGACAAGTTTATTCCGTAAG ATTGAGGACTTCAAAGCATTGGACAAGGTCTCCAGAAACGCCAAATCCATCACCATCATTGGAGGGGGCTTCTTGGGCAGTGAGCTGGCCTGTGCCCTTGGCAGAAGAT caACTGAGTCTGGCCTGGAGGTGATCCAGATGTTCCCAGAGAGGGGCAACATGGGAAAGGTGCTGCCTGAGTATCTGAGCAATTGGACAACTGAAAAAGTCAAGAGAG AGGGCGTAAAAGTCGTTGCAGAGGCTTTGGTGAAAGCTGTGACCTACAAGGACGATAAGGTAGAAATCCAGCTGAAGGATGGCCGCGTG GTGAAAACGGATCACATTGTTGCAGCTGTCGGCCTGGAGCCCAGTGTTGACCTTGCCAAGTCAGCGGGTCTGGAGGTGGACTCTGACTTTGGTGGCTATCGGGTCAATGCAGAGCTGCAAGCTAGGTCCAACATTTGGGTG GCAGGAGACGCTGCATGTTTCTACGACATCAGACTGGGTCGCAGGCGAGTGGAGCACCATGATCACGCCGTTGTGAGTGGTAGACTAGCAGGAGAGAACATGACAGGAGCCAATAAACCCTACTGGCATCAGTCCATGTTCTG GAGTGACCTGGGTCCTGATGTGGGCTACGAGGCCATTGGGATTGTCGACAGCAGCCTACCAACAGTAGGAGTGTTTGCCAAAGCCACTGCCAAGGATACGCCTAAAGCTGCTACAGAGAAATCTG GAACTGGAATCCGTtcagaaagtgagacagaggcCGTGGCCATAAGCCCAGTGGCCTCTTCGACACCCGCTCCCACTGTGGAGCATCATAAAGATGACTACGGCAAAGGAGTGATCTTCTACCTGAGGGACAAAGTGGTGGTGGGCATTATCCTATGGAACGTGTTCAACAGGATGCCCATCGCAAGAAAG ATAATCAAGGATGGTGAGGAACATGCAGATCTGAATGAAGTGGCCAAGCTCTTCAACATCCATGAGGATTAA
- the aifm1 gene encoding apoptosis-inducing factor 1, mitochondrial isoform X4: protein MSTGAAGGGGGGGDNKLYVLLVGAAFLGGGVYAYQTVRGDKQRYQDRLTEIASRPNKAAAGQPSAYIQSEAPAVEATETEEVHEQVSEPQAAPAAEESSPPAPAVEESSPPAPAVEESSPPAPAAEESSPPTPATEEPAPSETTELPPAAEPVVEASAEEPAEQPAAPVVEDAVDSAPSPAKFPSHAPYLLIGGGTASFAAARSIRARDPGARVLIVTEEPDLPYMRPPLSKELWFSDDPSVTDTLRFKQWNGKERSIYFQPPSFYISPEELDSAENGGVAVLTGKKVVHMDVRGNKVQLNDDTEISYDKCLIATGGVPRNLQVIERAGDEVMERTSLFRKIEDFKALDKVSRNAKSITIIGGGFLGSELACALGRRSTESGLEVIQMFPERGNMGKVLPEYLSNWTTEKVKREGVKVVAEALVKAVTYKDDKVEIQLKDGRVVKTDHIVAAVGLEPSVDLAKSAGLEVDSDFGGYRVNAELQARSNIWVAGDAACFYDIRLGRRRVEHHDHAVVSGRLAGENMTGANKPYWHQSMFWSDLGPDVGYEAIGIVDSSLPTVGVFAKATAKDTPKAATEKSGTGIRSESETEAVAISPVASSTPAPTVEHHKDDYGKGVIFYLRDKVVVGIILWNVFNRMPIARKIIKDGEEHADLNEVAKLFNIHED from the exons ATGTCCACTGGGGCTgcagggggaggtggaggtggtggggaTAACAAGTTATACGTCCTTCTGGTTGGAGCAGCCTTCCTTGGTGGGGGAGTATAT GCATACCAAACCGTCAGGGGAGACAAACAAAGATATCAGGACCGTCTGACAGAAATTGCATCCAGACCAAATAAAGCAGCCGCAGGACAACCATCCGCATACATCCAGTCAGAGGCTCCTG CTGTGGAAGCCACTGAAACAGAGG AAGTCCATGAGCAGGTCTCAGAGCCTCAAGCAGCCCCTGCAGCTGAGGAGTCcagtcctccagctcctgcagtTGAGGAGTCCAGTCCTCCAGCCCCTGCAGTTGAGGAGTCcagtcctccagctcctgcagctgaGGAGTCCAGTCCTCCAACCCCTGCAACTGAAGAACCGGCCCCCAGTGAAACAACTGAACTTCCCCCAG CAGCTGAGCCTGTGGTAGAAGCATCTGCTGAAGAGCCAGCAGAACAACCTGCTGCACCAGTAGTTGAGGATG CAGTGGACTCTGCACCCAGCCCTGCCAAGTTCCCCTCACACGCCCCCTACCTCCTTATTGGTGGAGGCACCGCCTCCTTTGCTGCTGCCCGGTCTATTCGGGCCAGAGACCCAGGTGCCAGG GTATTGATCGTGACTGAGGAGCCAGACCTTCCATACATGAGACCACCTCTGTCTAAGGAGCTGTGGTTCTCTGATGATCCCAGTGTGACAGACACTCTGCGCTTCAAACAGtggaatggaaaggagaggag TATCTACTTCCAGCCACCCTCATTCTACATTAGTCCTGAAGAATTGGATAGTGCAGAAAATGGGGGAGTAGCTGTTCTCACTGGAAAAAAG GTGGTGCACATGGATGTGAGAGGAAACAAAGTGCAACTGAATGATGACACTGAGATTTCTTATGACAAGTGTTTGATTGCCACAG GCGGAGTACCAAGAAATCTGCAGGTAATCGAAAGAGCGGGAGACGAGGTGATGGAGAGGACAAGTTTATTCCGTAAG ATTGAGGACTTCAAAGCATTGGACAAGGTCTCCAGAAACGCCAAATCCATCACCATCATTGGAGGGGGCTTCTTGGGCAGTGAGCTGGCCTGTGCCCTTGGCAGAAGAT caACTGAGTCTGGCCTGGAGGTGATCCAGATGTTCCCAGAGAGGGGCAACATGGGAAAGGTGCTGCCTGAGTATCTGAGCAATTGGACAACTGAAAAAGTCAAGAGAG AGGGCGTAAAAGTCGTTGCAGAGGCTTTGGTGAAAGCTGTGACCTACAAGGACGATAAGGTAGAAATCCAGCTGAAGGATGGCCGCGTG GTGAAAACGGATCACATTGTTGCAGCTGTCGGCCTGGAGCCCAGTGTTGACCTTGCCAAGTCAGCGGGTCTGGAGGTGGACTCTGACTTTGGTGGCTATCGGGTCAATGCAGAGCTGCAAGCTAGGTCCAACATTTGGGTG GCAGGAGACGCTGCATGTTTCTACGACATCAGACTGGGTCGCAGGCGAGTGGAGCACCATGATCACGCCGTTGTGAGTGGTAGACTAGCAGGAGAGAACATGACAGGAGCCAATAAACCCTACTGGCATCAGTCCATGTTCTG GAGTGACCTGGGTCCTGATGTGGGCTACGAGGCCATTGGGATTGTCGACAGCAGCCTACCAACAGTAGGAGTGTTTGCCAAAGCCACTGCCAAGGATACGCCTAAAGCTGCTACAGAGAAATCTG GAACTGGAATCCGTtcagaaagtgagacagaggcCGTGGCCATAAGCCCAGTGGCCTCTTCGACACCCGCTCCCACTGTGGAGCATCATAAAGATGACTACGGCAAAGGAGTGATCTTCTACCTGAGGGACAAAGTGGTGGTGGGCATTATCCTATGGAACGTGTTCAACAGGATGCCCATCGCAAGAAAG ATAATCAAGGATGGTGAGGAACATGCAGATCTGAATGAAGTGGCCAAGCTCTTCAACATCCATGAGGATTAA
- the aifm1 gene encoding apoptosis-inducing factor 1, mitochondrial isoform X3: protein MSTGAAGGGGGGGDNKLYVLLVGAAFLGGGVYAYQTVRGDKQRYQDRLTEIASRPNKAAAGQPSAYIQSEAPAVEATETEEVHEQVSEPQAAPAAEESSPPAPAVEESSPPAPAVEESSPPAPAAEESSPPTPATEEPAPSETTELPPAAEPVVEASAEEPAEQPAAPVVEDEPAPPSEPSPPELTEPPPAPVVESVESVESESTAAAESPAAETPEPQSEVVAESVDSAPSPAKFPSHAPYLLIGGGTASFAAARSIRARDPGARVLIVTEEPDLPYMRPPLSKELWFSDDPSVTDTLRFKQWNGKERSIYFQPPSFYISPEELDSAENGGVAVLTGKKVVHMDVRGNKVQLNDDTEISYDKCLIATGGVPRNLQVIERAGDEVMERTSLFRKIEDFKALDKVSRNAKSITIIGGGFLGSELACALGRRSTESGLEVIQMFPERGNMGKVLPEYLSNWTTEKVKREGVKVVAEALVKAVTYKDDKVEIQLKDGRVVKTDHIVAAVGLEPSVDLAKSAGLEVDSDFGGYRVNAELQARSNIWVAGDAACFYDIRLGRRRVEHHDHAVVSGRLAGENMTGANKPYWHQSMFWSDLGPDVGYEAIGIVDSSLPTVGVFAKATAKDTPKAATEKSGTGIRSESETEAVAISPVASSTPAPTVEHHKDDYGKGVIFYLRDKVVVGIILWNVFNRMPIARKIIKDGEEHADLNEVAKLFNIHED from the exons ATGTCCACTGGGGCTgcagggggaggtggaggtggtggggaTAACAAGTTATACGTCCTTCTGGTTGGAGCAGCCTTCCTTGGTGGGGGAGTATAT GCATACCAAACCGTCAGGGGAGACAAACAAAGATATCAGGACCGTCTGACAGAAATTGCATCCAGACCAAATAAAGCAGCCGCAGGACAACCATCCGCATACATCCAGTCAGAGGCTCCTG CTGTGGAAGCCACTGAAACAGAGG AAGTCCATGAGCAGGTCTCAGAGCCTCAAGCAGCCCCTGCAGCTGAGGAGTCcagtcctccagctcctgcagtTGAGGAGTCCAGTCCTCCAGCCCCTGCAGTTGAGGAGTCcagtcctccagctcctgcagctgaGGAGTCCAGTCCTCCAACCCCTGCAACTGAAGAACCGGCCCCCAGTGAAACAACTGAACTTCCCCCAG CAGCTGAGCCTGTGGTAGAAGCATCTGCTGAAGAGCCAGCAGAACAACCTGCTGCACCAGTAGTTGAGGATG AACCAGCGCCCCCATCCGAACCGTCCCCACCTGAGCTTACAGAGCCGCCTCCTGCACCTGTTGTGGAGAGCGTGGAGAGTGTGGAGAGTG AatctacagcagcagcagaaagccCCGCAGCAGAAACGCCCGAGCCTCAGTCTGAAGTGGTGGCAGAGAGTG TGGACTCTGCACCCAGCCCTGCCAAGTTCCCCTCACACGCCCCCTACCTCCTTATTGGTGGAGGCACCGCCTCCTTTGCTGCTGCCCGGTCTATTCGGGCCAGAGACCCAGGTGCCAGG GTATTGATCGTGACTGAGGAGCCAGACCTTCCATACATGAGACCACCTCTGTCTAAGGAGCTGTGGTTCTCTGATGATCCCAGTGTGACAGACACTCTGCGCTTCAAACAGtggaatggaaaggagaggag TATCTACTTCCAGCCACCCTCATTCTACATTAGTCCTGAAGAATTGGATAGTGCAGAAAATGGGGGAGTAGCTGTTCTCACTGGAAAAAAG GTGGTGCACATGGATGTGAGAGGAAACAAAGTGCAACTGAATGATGACACTGAGATTTCTTATGACAAGTGTTTGATTGCCACAG GCGGAGTACCAAGAAATCTGCAGGTAATCGAAAGAGCGGGAGACGAGGTGATGGAGAGGACAAGTTTATTCCGTAAG ATTGAGGACTTCAAAGCATTGGACAAGGTCTCCAGAAACGCCAAATCCATCACCATCATTGGAGGGGGCTTCTTGGGCAGTGAGCTGGCCTGTGCCCTTGGCAGAAGAT caACTGAGTCTGGCCTGGAGGTGATCCAGATGTTCCCAGAGAGGGGCAACATGGGAAAGGTGCTGCCTGAGTATCTGAGCAATTGGACAACTGAAAAAGTCAAGAGAG AGGGCGTAAAAGTCGTTGCAGAGGCTTTGGTGAAAGCTGTGACCTACAAGGACGATAAGGTAGAAATCCAGCTGAAGGATGGCCGCGTG GTGAAAACGGATCACATTGTTGCAGCTGTCGGCCTGGAGCCCAGTGTTGACCTTGCCAAGTCAGCGGGTCTGGAGGTGGACTCTGACTTTGGTGGCTATCGGGTCAATGCAGAGCTGCAAGCTAGGTCCAACATTTGGGTG GCAGGAGACGCTGCATGTTTCTACGACATCAGACTGGGTCGCAGGCGAGTGGAGCACCATGATCACGCCGTTGTGAGTGGTAGACTAGCAGGAGAGAACATGACAGGAGCCAATAAACCCTACTGGCATCAGTCCATGTTCTG GAGTGACCTGGGTCCTGATGTGGGCTACGAGGCCATTGGGATTGTCGACAGCAGCCTACCAACAGTAGGAGTGTTTGCCAAAGCCACTGCCAAGGATACGCCTAAAGCTGCTACAGAGAAATCTG GAACTGGAATCCGTtcagaaagtgagacagaggcCGTGGCCATAAGCCCAGTGGCCTCTTCGACACCCGCTCCCACTGTGGAGCATCATAAAGATGACTACGGCAAAGGAGTGATCTTCTACCTGAGGGACAAAGTGGTGGTGGGCATTATCCTATGGAACGTGTTCAACAGGATGCCCATCGCAAGAAAG ATAATCAAGGATGGTGAGGAACATGCAGATCTGAATGAAGTGGCCAAGCTCTTCAACATCCATGAGGATTAA
- the aifm1 gene encoding apoptosis-inducing factor 1, mitochondrial isoform X5, whose product MSTGAAGGGGGGGDNKLYVLLVGAAFLGGGVYAYQTVRGDKQRYQDRLTEIASRPNKAAAGQPSAYIQSEAPAVEATETEEVHEQVSEPQAAPAAEESSPPAPAVEESSPPAPAVEESSPPAPAAEESSPPTPATEEPAPSETTELPPAPAVDSAPSPAKFPSHAPYLLIGGGTASFAAARSIRARDPGARVLIVTEEPDLPYMRPPLSKELWFSDDPSVTDTLRFKQWNGKERSIYFQPPSFYISPEELDSAENGGVAVLTGKKVVHMDVRGNKVQLNDDTEISYDKCLIATGGVPRNLQVIERAGDEVMERTSLFRKIEDFKALDKVSRNAKSITIIGGGFLGSELACALGRRSTESGLEVIQMFPERGNMGKVLPEYLSNWTTEKVKREGVKVVAEALVKAVTYKDDKVEIQLKDGRVVKTDHIVAAVGLEPSVDLAKSAGLEVDSDFGGYRVNAELQARSNIWVAGDAACFYDIRLGRRRVEHHDHAVVSGRLAGENMTGANKPYWHQSMFWSDLGPDVGYEAIGIVDSSLPTVGVFAKATAKDTPKAATEKSGTGIRSESETEAVAISPVASSTPAPTVEHHKDDYGKGVIFYLRDKVVVGIILWNVFNRMPIARKIIKDGEEHADLNEVAKLFNIHED is encoded by the exons ATGTCCACTGGGGCTgcagggggaggtggaggtggtggggaTAACAAGTTATACGTCCTTCTGGTTGGAGCAGCCTTCCTTGGTGGGGGAGTATAT GCATACCAAACCGTCAGGGGAGACAAACAAAGATATCAGGACCGTCTGACAGAAATTGCATCCAGACCAAATAAAGCAGCCGCAGGACAACCATCCGCATACATCCAGTCAGAGGCTCCTG CTGTGGAAGCCACTGAAACAGAGG AAGTCCATGAGCAGGTCTCAGAGCCTCAAGCAGCCCCTGCAGCTGAGGAGTCcagtcctccagctcctgcagtTGAGGAGTCCAGTCCTCCAGCCCCTGCAGTTGAGGAGTCcagtcctccagctcctgcagctgaGGAGTCCAGTCCTCCAACCCCTGCAACTGAAGAACCGGCCCCCAGTGAAACAACTGAACTTCCCCCAG CTCCAGCAGTGGACTCTGCACCCAGCCCTGCCAAGTTCCCCTCACACGCCCCCTACCTCCTTATTGGTGGAGGCACCGCCTCCTTTGCTGCTGCCCGGTCTATTCGGGCCAGAGACCCAGGTGCCAGG GTATTGATCGTGACTGAGGAGCCAGACCTTCCATACATGAGACCACCTCTGTCTAAGGAGCTGTGGTTCTCTGATGATCCCAGTGTGACAGACACTCTGCGCTTCAAACAGtggaatggaaaggagaggag TATCTACTTCCAGCCACCCTCATTCTACATTAGTCCTGAAGAATTGGATAGTGCAGAAAATGGGGGAGTAGCTGTTCTCACTGGAAAAAAG GTGGTGCACATGGATGTGAGAGGAAACAAAGTGCAACTGAATGATGACACTGAGATTTCTTATGACAAGTGTTTGATTGCCACAG GCGGAGTACCAAGAAATCTGCAGGTAATCGAAAGAGCGGGAGACGAGGTGATGGAGAGGACAAGTTTATTCCGTAAG ATTGAGGACTTCAAAGCATTGGACAAGGTCTCCAGAAACGCCAAATCCATCACCATCATTGGAGGGGGCTTCTTGGGCAGTGAGCTGGCCTGTGCCCTTGGCAGAAGAT caACTGAGTCTGGCCTGGAGGTGATCCAGATGTTCCCAGAGAGGGGCAACATGGGAAAGGTGCTGCCTGAGTATCTGAGCAATTGGACAACTGAAAAAGTCAAGAGAG AGGGCGTAAAAGTCGTTGCAGAGGCTTTGGTGAAAGCTGTGACCTACAAGGACGATAAGGTAGAAATCCAGCTGAAGGATGGCCGCGTG GTGAAAACGGATCACATTGTTGCAGCTGTCGGCCTGGAGCCCAGTGTTGACCTTGCCAAGTCAGCGGGTCTGGAGGTGGACTCTGACTTTGGTGGCTATCGGGTCAATGCAGAGCTGCAAGCTAGGTCCAACATTTGGGTG GCAGGAGACGCTGCATGTTTCTACGACATCAGACTGGGTCGCAGGCGAGTGGAGCACCATGATCACGCCGTTGTGAGTGGTAGACTAGCAGGAGAGAACATGACAGGAGCCAATAAACCCTACTGGCATCAGTCCATGTTCTG GAGTGACCTGGGTCCTGATGTGGGCTACGAGGCCATTGGGATTGTCGACAGCAGCCTACCAACAGTAGGAGTGTTTGCCAAAGCCACTGCCAAGGATACGCCTAAAGCTGCTACAGAGAAATCTG GAACTGGAATCCGTtcagaaagtgagacagaggcCGTGGCCATAAGCCCAGTGGCCTCTTCGACACCCGCTCCCACTGTGGAGCATCATAAAGATGACTACGGCAAAGGAGTGATCTTCTACCTGAGGGACAAAGTGGTGGTGGGCATTATCCTATGGAACGTGTTCAACAGGATGCCCATCGCAAGAAAG ATAATCAAGGATGGTGAGGAACATGCAGATCTGAATGAAGTGGCCAAGCTCTTCAACATCCATGAGGATTAA